From Myxococcales bacterium, a single genomic window includes:
- a CDS encoding DUF4339 domain-containing protein, with amino-acid sequence MADDGTDFWFCASPDGSLKTVERGELINSLKQGSMTSKSLVWRQGWADWLAAGQVAELSAALPAFARGPIMSPKADPDRTHPPPVPASVKSARSPIIPVSSNPNNDKPKTQLLVETELTGSDLEAVQPPPPSKRSDAPPAPSRRGTPFPPRVVPVAKAPIVPVASSPDNDKPNTEVIAASEIVIEEDNAPPKAHWVEVSSPAKVSATEPTITEQARPAKLDPIVPVDSNPNHEPVTGTLDDDEIQIVEAAAGAQVQAKTSPEKPPASIPSLDGLAAMVEAKKPTQPARMIAVSKPKLAPAAAAPAPVPHAPVPHAPVPHAPVPHAPVLHAPPAPVIIPGVEPVSEGPTQLANAIVPVSDPDNEAPTQIHPAALLPDAAPLPSFEVEADPAALPAPPQPAAWQAPAAPAYGPPPAQAYPSYAPPKKKSALPLIIGVVGVLGVLGAAAVGGLLFFKPWEKALEAQPSAKPVVSASAAPVVQLPPIKCSISKDATRLSPSVQVSVPPYVAPAGGSKIAIGFAATDVAGLGLMVDLATLETEQAFSAPSGRKLIGVVPVPSEKDRFVADREGGALKVPHTIDQDPNFTVGFSGSGYARLPRGGTPDELWANVENEKATEARVGSVKGLGHALTFRTAGKVRVGWLGPKGLKKSELGVIETEGRAGTPTIAAGDKGILVTFAAKAGDDGPWVVKLASAKHGELPKSAQTFEMPSGGPGGDAIAPVAEGLPGGRWLLQWTEGSSGERAVRVQVLGEDLAPMGEALRVSAAGKEAGQGVLAVAGEKAASFQLVKADKGYELWATALSCK; translated from the coding sequence GAGCCTGGTCTGGCGGCAGGGCTGGGCCGATTGGCTAGCCGCCGGTCAGGTCGCGGAGCTTTCGGCCGCGCTGCCCGCGTTTGCGCGGGGGCCGATCATGAGCCCGAAGGCCGATCCAGACCGCACGCATCCACCGCCCGTGCCCGCGTCGGTCAAGTCCGCGCGCAGCCCCATCATCCCGGTGTCGTCGAACCCGAACAACGACAAACCCAAGACCCAGCTGTTGGTCGAGACGGAGCTCACCGGCTCCGATCTCGAGGCCGTGCAACCACCGCCTCCCTCGAAACGCTCCGACGCGCCGCCCGCGCCGTCCCGACGTGGCACGCCGTTTCCGCCGCGCGTCGTTCCCGTGGCGAAAGCGCCGATCGTGCCGGTCGCTTCGAGCCCGGACAACGACAAACCCAACACGGAAGTCATCGCAGCGAGTGAGATCGTGATCGAAGAGGACAACGCACCGCCGAAGGCCCATTGGGTCGAGGTCAGCTCTCCGGCAAAGGTGTCGGCGACCGAACCGACCATCACCGAACAGGCAAGACCGGCGAAGCTCGATCCGATCGTCCCGGTGGACTCGAATCCAAATCACGAGCCGGTCACGGGCACGCTCGACGACGACGAGATCCAGATCGTGGAAGCCGCCGCCGGAGCTCAGGTGCAGGCCAAGACCTCGCCGGAAAAACCTCCGGCTTCCATCCCCTCGCTCGATGGCCTCGCGGCCATGGTCGAGGCAAAAAAGCCCACCCAACCCGCGCGCATGATCGCGGTCTCGAAACCCAAGCTCGCTCCCGCCGCCGCAGCACCGGCCCCGGTCCCACACGCGCCGGTCCCGCACGCGCCGGTCCCGCACGCGCCCGTGCCGCACGCGCCCGTGCTGCACGCGCCACCTGCGCCCGTCATCATCCCCGGCGTCGAACCAGTGAGCGAGGGCCCGACTCAGCTGGCCAACGCGATCGTGCCGGTGTCCGATCCCGACAACGAGGCACCCACGCAGATCCATCCCGCAGCGCTCTTGCCCGACGCAGCGCCGCTGCCGTCGTTCGAGGTCGAAGCCGACCCCGCCGCGTTGCCCGCGCCACCTCAGCCGGCAGCGTGGCAGGCACCGGCCGCGCCCGCCTACGGCCCGCCGCCTGCGCAGGCGTATCCATCCTACGCGCCGCCGAAGAAAAAGAGCGCACTACCGCTCATCATCGGCGTCGTGGGTGTGCTCGGTGTGCTCGGCGCGGCCGCCGTCGGTGGTCTGCTCTTCTTCAAACCCTGGGAGAAGGCCCTCGAAGCACAGCCTTCAGCCAAACCGGTAGTGTCGGCGTCCGCCGCACCGGTCGTGCAGCTGCCACCCATCAAGTGTTCGATCAGCAAAGACGCGACGCGCTTGTCGCCGTCGGTTCAGGTCAGCGTGCCTCCGTACGTCGCGCCCGCGGGCGGCTCCAAGATCGCGATTGGTTTTGCAGCCACGGACGTCGCCGGCCTCGGGCTGATGGTCGATCTCGCGACGCTCGAGACGGAGCAGGCCTTCAGCGCACCCTCCGGGCGTAAGCTGATCGGAGTCGTGCCCGTCCCATCAGAGAAAGATCGCTTCGTTGCCGACCGCGAGGGCGGCGCGCTGAAGGTGCCGCACACCATCGACCAGGACCCCAACTTCACCGTGGGCTTCTCCGGCTCGGGCTACGCACGCTTGCCCCGGGGCGGAACTCCCGACGAGCTGTGGGCCAACGTCGAGAACGAAAAGGCCACCGAGGCGCGCGTTGGCAGCGTCAAGGGACTGGGTCACGCCCTCACCTTCCGAACGGCCGGCAAAGTGCGGGTGGGGTGGCTCGGACCGAAGGGGCTCAAGAAGAGCGAGCTCGGTGTGATCGAAACCGAGGGGCGCGCTGGCACACCGACCATTGCCGCGGGAGACAAGGGCATCCTCGTGACCTTTGCGGCGAAAGCCGGCGACGACGGACCGTGGGTCGTGAAGCTTGCCAGCGCAAAACACGGTGAGCTGCCCAAGAGCGCGCAGACCTTCGAAATGCCCTCGGGCGGCCCGGGCGGAGACGCCATCGCACCGGTGGCCGAGGGACTGCCGGGTGGCCGCTGGCTACTGCAATGGACCGAAGGCTCGAGCGGAGAGCGCGCGGTCCGGGTGCAGGTGCTCGGTGAAGACCTCGCACCCATGGGCGAGGCGCTGCGAGTCTCGGCGGCGGGCAAGGAAGCGGGCCAAGGTGTGCTCGCCGTTGCCGGCGAGAAGGCCGCTTCGTTCCAGCTGGTGAAGGCCGACAAGGGCTACGAGCTCTGGGCGACGGCGCTCAGCTGCAAGTGA